The DNA window CAGGTTATACTCCAGCTCAAATTTTGCACTGGAGAATCAAAAATGGCTGTTGAACGTACTTTATCTATTATCAAACCTGATGCTGTCGCGAAAAACGTGATTGGCGAAATCTATTCACGCTTTGAAAAAGCGGGCCTTAAAATCATCGCTGCGCGCATGATTCACTTAAGCCGTGAACAAGCAGAGCAATTCTATGCTGTGCATAAAGACCGCCCTTTCTTCGCGAACTTGGTTGAGTTCATGATTTCTGGTCCTGTGATGGCGCAAGCCCTAGAAGGCGAAAACGCGATTGCGACAAACCGTGATCTCATGGGTGCAACAAACCCACAAGAAGCGGCACCTGGCACCATTCGTGCTGACTTTGCAGATTCCATTGATGCGAATGCCGTACATGGTTCTGATGCCCCTGAAACGGCTGCTCAAGAAATCGCTTTCTTTTTTGAACATGACCTCGCCACAGCCTAACACTGCGGCACCTGCCGAGGCAGCTAAACGGGTTAACCTGTTTAACCTGGATTTAGCTGCCATGCAGTATTATTT is part of the marine bacterium B5-7 genome and encodes:
- the ndk gene encoding nucleoside diphosphate kinase, giving the protein MAVERTLSIIKPDAVAKNVIGEIYSRFEKAGLKIIAARMIHLSREQAEQFYAVHKDRPFFANLVEFMISGPVMAQALEGENAIATNRDLMGATNPQEAAPGTIRADFADSIDANAVHGSDAPETAAQEIAFFFEHDLATA